The sequence below is a genomic window from Paenibacillus sp. DCT19.
TGTGTCCAACGCAGCTGTCACTTGCACGCGGTATTGAATCTGTATTGAACGTTCTGGCAACACATCCCCAATTATAATTCCCGATTCTGGTGTCATCTGAGGAACGAACATGTCATTCACAACAACACTTCCAGGAATAAACTGAACTCCTGAAGGCAACACAACCGTCACTTGGGCATCTGTCGCCGTTACAAAACCAGGATTACGTACAATGATGTTATACGTTACAATGTCACCTGGAAAAGTCTGAACATGGTCTGCTTGCAGAGCAATCTCAAGACGAGGGGAGACAAGACTGACCTCCACCGTGTTCGAACGCTCCTCCCCCTGTACGTTCTCCCTTCTGATGTCACAAACTCATAACGAACAAGAGCCTGGTTCAATAACTTCAAACTTTCGGGTAAGCGGATAATCATGACTTGAAAATGAAACCGCAAACTCGCTCCGGGCGCAATCTCACTCGGTGGCAACCCTTGTGCTGGGGATGATCCAGGCAACGGAATCCCATCACGAAGTACGCTATTTGGCAACAGAGAGGTATCTGCGGATAATGAATCCGATACATAGACCGTAGCCGTGCAATTGCCTGAATTGATAATTTCAATGAGATAGATCAAGGACTGACCCAATGTTGCCACTGTGGCACTGCACTGTTTACGAACTTCAAGTCTTGGTCCTACCCACGGTGTAACGACCGTATTAGAATAAGCTACCTGCTCTTGTTCAGTTGTACCTGAATTGAATCGAACCATGGATTGATTCTGCAGCCAATGTGACCACGAATCGGAAGTCGAACTCATATCACCACAACCTCAACCCTAAATGTAATCGTAACCGAAGCACCTGCAGCAATGGATCCCAGTGTAATTCCGGTATTCGGATTCGCAGTTGGACGCGCTGCTCCATCCACGGTTACGCTACCTGGTACAAACACACTTCCTGCTGGCACGGGATCGACCATCACGACGTTGTTAACAACTTCAATACCGCTGTTAGTTACAACAATGGTATACGTGATCACATCTCCTACCACTGCATCAATCGCACTCGTACTCTTGACAACTACGACATTCGGCGCTGACACAGGGATGACAAGAACATTAGACACAACACTTCCCG
It includes:
- a CDS encoding DUF11 domain-containing protein is translated as MSSTSDSWSHWLQNQSMVRFNSGTTEQEQVAYSNTVVTPWVGPRLEVRKQCSATVATLGQSLIYLIEIINSGNCTATVYVSDSLSADTSLLPNSVLRDGIPLPGSSPAQGLPPSEIAPGASLRFHFQVMIIRLPESLKLLNQALVRYEFVTSEGRTYRGRSVRTRWRSVLSPLVLRLLCKQTMFRLFQVTL